The segment CCAGCTACAGCGGCCAGGATTTACAAGCACTTGGCTGAAGGCTTGAATTAATTTGAGGCCTTGCAGATGTGCATATATCCTTTCAGCATCTTGTTATTAAAAAGGACAACTTAATTTAAGAACAGTCACCACAGCAGAGCGAGTCTTGCTTCGACAGACTAAATAGTCATATTTTAGGATCTAGTTGTGAGATGCAGTCTGTATTTATCCCGTCTGCAAGGGTTCGTAGTGTTGACAGTCATGCACTGAAGCACAGACAGTTGGGAGCTTCCAGCCTGCAGAATATCAAAACAAAGAATCCAGACAGCAGCATCTGGCTAAATCTCAGAGTGGAACATAGTAGTTTTAGCATAATTAATCTATTTTACATCTGGAGGGATGTCAGACTGTCTGATCAGACTACCACCATGTTTTTGCTCTTCCACCTGTGCATGGTCACATCCCCCAACCCGCCCTCCATCACTCTCCATCTATCTTTAAATACATGTTATCTTCAGATTAGATAATACTTTTCTTTATCCTGCTACTATCCGGATGTGCTCCACCCACCCCTTTGCTCCTTAGGTCCTTCCATTTGGAGGGAGCTCTATTATCTGTAGACCCATCTGTCACAAGgatttagataaataaatgatgctGAATGTCATTGTTATGACTTTAATGCGTAATACTCCACCCCGCTCTGTGCATATTGTTTGCTTAAGGACTGACATATTTGATATTTCATAAGCTCATAAGTATCGGATCTCTGTCTCACTTGATTAATCTGCAATACTAATCTGCCGAATTGATTTTGAGGACCGTTATTCTATTTTTGAGAttagatttatttaaaaaaaaaaaagttcaactaTGTGCAATTCAACTATGACAGCAATTGGTGAAATTACAAATGAAAAGTGATATAATAGCATTTCTTTTTAGGCTGTGAGAATGATCTCAGGCTGATTTTTAACACCAGGGCACCCATGTATAAGCAGATgtcacctccacacacacacacacacacacacacacacacacacacacatatagggAGGAGGAAATCTGCCAATCCcggctaaaaaacaaacagatgactCATTCTTTGCCTTTGCTCCATGCAACATCTGCAACTTAGAGACTTTGCGGTCATTAAGCCTTTCCAGCTTTAAGGAAGATGCCCTGATGGTGGACAATCCAACACGGCCAAACAAGGGAGTAAATGCCTGAATATGTAATGGATATCCACGAGTATTTACCTCCTATGTCGTCATATGCAGGAGAGAAGTTCATAACCTTTGCTTGAATCCATGGGAGGGGCTCCGTGATGCTGAGGCTGCTAATGGATTGCTGGAAAGTTTATACATGCAGAGCGGGGACGTTTGGAATAATTTGATCTGATCACGCCGGAGCTCTTTGGTGTTGCTGCTTGATTAGGTTTTTGGGTTTAACTAATTTAATAACTAATTTTGAAACGTCTTTCTAATGAGAGTAGTGTGTTTGAGACTAAGTTTCAACGGGATTTTATTTGGAGGATCTCTCTGATGTAGGCAGATGTGACCTTCAGGATTATAAGACCACTGAATACTGAAATCCTTGACCAATAGAGTTGTCGTAAGGCCTTTTTTTTGTCCTTGCGGGTGGAAAACCTGACTGAAAAGGTAAGAATTGATTAAGAGCAGCGTGGAAAGATTTTGACATTTCTAGCTAACATTCAAGTAAAGTGTACCAGTAAATCTTCATTGATGtttattcaaataaaaatatgtgatTAGACAGATTATTTTGTTGCTATTAGATTTTCCATCATGGACagaaaatacataataaaacaaaataaagtgtagttttctgtctttttttggatGATGAAGCTACTAATGAGAAAATTTTTCTTCCTTCTCAATGCTGTTCTCATCTGTCAAACCTCACTTgtcctccgtctctctcccgctctctcCGTGCAAACCTCTTAAAAAGACTTGGTGAATCATTACCTGTAAACTCTCTCACCATGGAGCACTCACCCTCTATGAACTTGTCAGTTGTGGATGGAGACGACGTGGAGGACCAGCGTCCCCTCCTCCCACCGAGGATGGTTCCTCCACCTCAGGCCTGCTCTCCACAGTGCGGGATACACCACACGGTCCAAACAGCCGATCACACCGTGTGGCTGGACAGGACCCAGGCCATGGCCACCACACCTTTATACAACGGCCACCTCTATGTCACACCTTCACCTCGCTCCAACAGGAGGGCAGACAAAGGCAAAGAGAAGAAATGTGAGAAAAGGTCAGGGGGCCGTCGACAAAACCAGGCACACAAGGAGTGTAATCACCAGTGCAAAGCCAAAAACGCAGGAGCTCACAGACTCCAGGAGAAAGTCACCTCTTTCACTGATGTCCCCATTTCTCCCTGCGGGTCGCCCTTTAAGGGCCCCTGCAGGTCACACTTAGAGGTCACGGATGTTGAAGGCAGAGGGCGCCGCAAGTCAGGCAGCGTTTCTTTGGAGATGCACGACCGTCAGAGTCTCCCAGAGATCATCATCACCAGCAAAGATGATGACTTCCAGCCACCCTGTGAGACATTCCCGCATCGCCAAGATATGACTGAGGGCCAAGGTCATCTGCCAGGAGCCGAGTGCCCAGGTCCAAACCCAAATCCCAATTCTCAGATCAGCCCGAAACACAAGGAGGGCACTAAGGACGACCCGTACTGGAAGACTCACAACATCGGCTGGCGGCTGGTCCACAGGAGGGCTCTGTTTTTGAGGAGGCAGCGGCTGAATGACTGCGCCCTGGCGGTGGGGATATTCgggatggtgatgatggtgatggagaCAGAGCTTTCCTGGAGCGTCTACAGCaaggtcagagagagaaaaaccaGACACTAGGAAATCTTCCGAGAAATGTGAAGTTTTAAAAGAGATCACACCTCACATGTTTAGTTATCTTTTCTGAAATTAACCCATCACTGTTATTTACAATGTGTTACTACCTGAGTAATCACATTTTGAGTAATAGCGTAGCACACCTTTCACTTTgttcatatttttcttttattatattcagttAAACCTCTTAATTCTTCTTTATTGTTTTACTTCTGAGCCATACTGATAAAACTGTTGAGACACAATGACAAATGATCTCCCAGCATCTGTAGGAAAATATACAATACACCCATAGGATCATTGCATCATTCAAATGGATTATCTAAATGTATGTAAGATTATAAGGTTACCGAGGATGATGCCATTTCATAGATTGAGCTTTGTAATGACCCATCAGCTTGTTAATGATGTCATGTTCGTGTGTGTCTCACAGAGCTCCGTGTATTCCCTCGCACTCAAGTCCATCATCAGTTTTTCTACCATCATCCTGCTGGGCCTCATCATAGCGTACCACTGCTGTGAGGTTCAGGTAACTGATCTGTTCAGGATTATGCAATCAGGTCCAAGTCCTCCTCCAGGGGATATTCTCTTTAAATTTAAAGATTTCTCTGAAAATTTGCAGCCAAGGAATCTCTTTTTGGGGGATAGTCGTTCATGGGGAACTGAAAGTTGTCCCATTGAAAGGAAATGAAGTTTCTACAATGCTGGTTCACAATCTTTTAGTCTGGTGGCCTTTTAAAATTGAGCAAAGTCTACTTCTGCCTGCTCATCACAggatatggcactatgagcaaacctaaaagtcatttttcattctCAGGTGGCTTCGTTTGAGGGATTTTTAGAGGAACAAGTGtgaaatattttacaaaaaaaagcaaaaattgAAAGGAAAGTGAAAGAATCATTATGTAAGacaaacttttttctttctttctttagtcCTAGAGAATAAACATCATCTGTGTCATGATGGGCAGTttttgtgacatcacttgaAGCAGTTTCTAAAACTTtgcacagctccctctggagccacaaaaggcCTTATGCAGTTTTTGCCACATATGCAGCTGCACTGTCCAAGACTAGTAAACAGAATAATGTGTTAAAGGAGTTCCTACTTGATCATCTTCACCCTCCAGATTTATCTTGGATCCCTAAATCAGAAGCCCATTTTCACTATCATGCACTCTTCCCACCTCTCCGGTAGCTTTACGTTCATGACATTGGTGCAGAGGATTGGCGGATTGCCATGACAAGCGACCGTTTGGCTCTGGTAGCCCTGGAGCTGGCTGCGGTGGCCATCCACCCCTATCCGGTTGGCCTGATGGAGTACTTTGAGATGACCTTCCAGCACACCACGCCTCACCTGCCGCTGTCGGAAACCGAGCTGGAGATTGTCCTGGCTCTGCCCATGTTCCTGAGGCTCTACCTGCTGGGCCGGGCCATGATGCTGCACAGCCGCCTCTTCACTGACACCGCATCTCGCAGCATCGGAGCGCTCAACAAGGTGGGAGGTCAACCTGACACAATCTGGCTTTGGGCTTTACTGGCTTGGATAGTacagtgatgacatcatgacactttctgatttatttagtctgttttgatgtgattttaaaagCTGGGCAGAAACCTGCTAAGGGACATGATTCATGGGATATTAAAGttcatattttggacatttgGGCTGGGCTTGAACATTTCATGCACATGTGTTTATGTCTTATGTCTAGGTGGGCCGAGGGGTCTGTAGAGGTGTGACAATTGAGGTGTGACTATCACGGTTTCACCCCCATGAATCCCAGTGGTTTCACATGCTGATTATGTCCCTCGCTAGCTCTCCTTGCTTGTCTGCTTTCTTTTCCAAAGTTGATAATATCCACCCAGCTAATCCCTTCCCTTATAAATGCTATTTAAGAGTGATGAAAATGACCTTTGTCTCCTCACCGCAATACCAAACCTACTATCCATGTATCGAGCCAGATTGAGAACAGTTTTCTTATCCCTCATCTCCTCTGTATTATATAATCATAATCTGACAGGTGCTATCCTAAATAGTCTAGCTAAGTAGGCCCTACTGTCAAAATCATGACGCAGATGCTTCCCTTTTGTGATCTTTAGATACACTTCAACACCAGGTTTGTGGGGAAAACACTAATGACCACCTACCCTGGGACTGTGCTGATGATTTTCAGCGTCTCTCTATGGATTGTGGCCGCGTGGGGCTTACATGTTTGTGAGAGGTATGTGATGATATATCAGCCTACTGCTGTATCTGTAGTGGTGTCTATAGTGCCCAAGGCCTAtccatttaatatttaattatcattcaaacacacagcatTACTTTAATGTTCTACAGCCGCAGCACTTCTGTGCTATATCTGTGCTATATAGGATTGATTATGAAGTTCTTTTACTTCTTTACGAGGCTGTTAATGGTTTGGGACCGGCCCACATTACTAATTCTTAGTCACTTCATTATCCTTAGATCTTCTGctgccagttttttttttacataccatcacataaataaaaaaaaaattggcagcTCAGCTTTTTTTAACTATGCACCAAAATTATGGCATTCTCTACCCAAGGCCACAAGAGATGGAGACGTTTGTTCTTTACATGCTGTCCTTGTTTTTATCGCCTAAATATTCTGTTATTCTACGCACCTGTTTGCTATGTGCTGCCTCCTTTGTCTGCTATTCATGTGACTGCTTGGTTTTATCGCACAGTATTTGCCCTTGTTTTAATTTGCCTGTTTTTATTCTCTTGTTTCTTCTCCTCATTGTAGAGCACTTTGAGCTACACCCCTGTATGAGAGGCactgtataaataaactttactgGATAACACTGACAAGATTAAAAATCATCTAATCTTGACCTTTTTAATATTGAATATATGTGGTTTTTAATACCAAATGCATTGTAAGCTAAGAgagggaaaggaaaaaacatcatcagtaatgtgaaaGTAGAGCAGAAATTTATTATTCAGCTACAGCAGTCAGAGCAGTTCAGTAAAGCAGcgtttaaaaccagaaaaaggcaaaatataatatatatgataATGACATACGTTTATTCCTGCAGACACCACAACTACAGGGACCTGAGCAGCAACTACATGGAGGCCCTGTGGATGATCTCTGTCACCTTCTTGTCCATCGGTTACGGAGACGTGGTGCCTCACACCTACTGTGGTCGCAGCATCTGCCTCCTCACTGGGATAATGGTGAGACAGAGGGTTGATAGTTTCACCTATAATAAGTGGAAGTCACAAATGTCTAATTCTGATACACAGGGAGCTGGCTGCACAGTCCTGGTGGTGGCGGTGGTTGCTAGGAAGCTGGAGTTGACCCGGGCAGAGAAACACGTCCATAACTTTATGATGGATTCTCACATCTCCAAGAGGGTAAACACCAATATCTTCCTCACTGTGgctttatttacatatttaagtCGTTTGAATAGGTCCTACAGTGAGAGAGATGCTGCACAGACTGTGGCTAAGTCTTTTTGTTGCATTGCAACAAACATACAGATATTTGTGTGCACTTTAAGAGAATCTCTTTATTTGCCTATTGCTGTCACCAGAATACCACCAGAACAAGTAAAAACCTGTGAGTGAAGTGAAATAAGTTTACCTTGCTTCAATACGAATCAATACAAACTGTTTACAGAGTGCTCCAGTTGCGTATACATTTTTAGAAAAAGACCCAAAATTTCAAACTCACGTTTGAAAGttgaataaagacaaaaaagactGTAGTATACACAGGGTAAATATAGTCTGTTGGTGTTGTTCTGCATGTGCAATAAATAACAGCGCTTTCAAGTCATGtgcataaatataaaataactcTGGAGTGATTTTCTGCATCCTTTCACTAGATAAAAATTGCTGCAGCAAATGTGCTGAGAGAGACTTGGCTTATCTACAAACACACTAAGCTGTCAAGAGAAAGAGACCACACCAGAGTCCGCATGCACCAGCGGAAGTTGCTTCTGGCCATCCACCAGTAAGACACTTAACCCTCATATACTgtaaaactgtttctgtgctgtcACAGCATAAGAAAGACCTTCACTTTATTTGCTAAATGTGCCATATGTATAACAATacagtgccccaggaatgagcaTTTTATCACTCAAGGTTCCTTCATCtcgaagtcagtgggtttttggttagagacctgaaataaggtctgtggttaacagaacattttcatggcatgaaaaaaaagtcatctaaaagtcatagtatagtatgtcataaaaagtcatagtatagtatgtcattaaaaaagtaatttaaaaagtcatagtatagtatgtcattaaaaaagtaatttaagagtcatagtatagtatgtcattaaaaggtcatagtatagtatgtcataataaatgtcttaaaaagtaatagtaaagtatgtcataaaaaagtcatagtatagtatgtcattaaaaaagtaatttaagagtcatagtatagtatgtcattaaaaaagtcataaaaaaagtcatagtatagtatgtcatgaaaaagtcgttaaaaaagtcatagtatagtatgtcattgaaaaagttgttaaaaaagtcatagattagtatgtcataaaaaggtcattaaaaacgtcattgtatagtatgtcataataaTGTCCCTAAAACATTGTGctataatatgtcataaaaatatttaaaaaaatgtcagaaaagagTAATAGAAGcctatagtatagtatgtcatggttaacagaacattttcatgatgtgaaaaaaagtcattaaaaagtcaaactatagtatgtcattaaaacattttttaaaaagtcatagaatagtatgtcattaaaaaagtcatagtatagtatgatgtcattaaaaaagtcatagtttagtatgtcattaaaaagtcataaaaaagtcatagtatagtatgtcataataaatgtcataaaaaagtctagtatagtatgtcataataaatgtcataaaaaagtcatagtatagtatgtcataataaatgtcataaaaaagtcatagtatagtatgtcattgaaaagtcgttaaaaaagtcatagtatagtatgtcattgaaaaagtcatttaaaaagtcagaatagtatgtcataaaaaagtcattaaaaaagtcatagtatagtatgtcattgaaaagtcgttaaaaaagtcatagtatagtacgtcattaaaaaagtcatttaaaaagtcagtatagtatgtcataaaaaagtcattaaaaaagtcatagtatagtatgtcatgaaaaagtcgttaaaaaagtcatagtatagtatatcataaaaaggtcattaaaaacgtcattgtatagTGTGTCATAATAATGTCCCTTAAACATTGTGctataatatgtcataaaaatataagccttaaaaacaaccacagtatgtcataaaaatatcacGGTATGTAAAATAAGCAttagctattattattatttaattaaaaagtcatttaaaaagtcatagtatagaatgtcataaaaaagtcattaaaaaagtcttagtatagtatgtcataaaatagtcGTTAAtaaagtcgtagtatagtatgtcataaaatagtcattaaaaaagtcatagcatagtatttaataaaaaagtcgttaataaagtcatagtatagtatgtcatgaaaaggTCACTAAAAAGTCGTAGTAgggtatgtcataaaaaagtcgttaaaaaagtcatagcgtatttattaaaaaagtcattaaagaagtcatagtatagtatgttatcaaaaagtcattaaaaaagtcattgtatagtatgtcatataaaagtcattaaaaagtcgtagtgtagtatgtcataaaaagtcgttaatgaagtcatagtatagtatgtcataaaaagtcattaaaaaattcatagtatagtatttaataaaaaaaagtcgttaaaaaagtcatagtatagtatttaataaaaaaagtcgttaaaaaagtcatagtatagtatttaataaaaaagtcattaaagtcatagtatagtatgttatcaaaaagtcattaaaaaagttatagtatagtatgtcatataaaagtcaataaaaagtcatagtgtagtatgtcattaaaaaagtcatgtcataaaaaagtcgtaaaaaagtcatagtatgtcataaaacgTCATTACAAACGTCATAGcatagtgtgtcataaaaaagtcgtTAAAAAAGTGGTCATGTAGTATCTCATGAAAAAGCCGttaaaaagtcagtatagtatgtcatatagTCATTAAAAAGTTATATTATAGTATGCTATTAAAATTTTACACAGAAATGTCACTAATACACTGAATAGTGTGAGTAGTCTTTCTTTTGTCACTCTCTTAGTGTGAATActagaacagctgatttgaatcattttatctgATCTACTTTCACCTTAACAAAGTCACTattaaaactgttgacagtgtGCTGTGTTTATGGGTTGGTTCTTGTGATGAGGGTGAACTGGCCCTTTTATTTTAGTAGCTATGTCATGTAAACCTCCTGTGGCACCTGTATCTCAATAATTGTTTCCAGGTTGCGGCGGGTGAAGATAGAGAAGAGGATACTTGCAGACCAGGGTAACACTCTGGTTGATCTCTGCAAGGTGAGAGAGGCAAGTGATCGCATCATTTTCTATCCCCTCCTAGCAAAACCTCAACAAAGTAGCATCTAATATTCCCTGATgccttctcttttctctctttcttttcttccacATGGACGTTCTCGCACCACCACGGACATCAACCCCAATGCAGATGCAAACCCTGATGTATGACGTGCTGTCAGAGGTGCAGGGCTGCAGGGGGGAGCTGGACTCACACATCCACAGCCTGGAGAAGCACgtggaggagctgagggagGGTTTCAGGAGCCTGATGCCG is part of the Epinephelus moara isolate mb chromosome 22, YSFRI_EMoa_1.0, whole genome shotgun sequence genome and harbors:
- the LOC126384350 gene encoding small conductance calcium-activated potassium channel protein 1-like, with protein sequence MEHSPSMNLSVVDGDDVEDQRPLLPPRMVPPPQACSPQCGIHHTVQTADHTVWLDRTQAMATTPLYNGHLYVTPSPRSNRRADKGKEKKCEKRSGGRRQNQAHKECNHQCKAKNAGAHRLQEKVTSFTDVPISPCGSPFKGPCRSHLEVTDVEGRGRRKSGSVSLEMHDRQSLPEIIITSKDDDFQPPCETFPHRQDMTEGQGHLPGAECPGPNPNPNSQISPKHKEGTKDDPYWKTHNIGWRLVHRRALFLRRQRLNDCALAVGIFGMVMMVMETELSWSVYSKSSVYSLALKSIISFSTIILLGLIIAYHCCEVQLYVHDIGAEDWRIAMTSDRLALVALELAAVAIHPYPVGLMEYFEMTFQHTTPHLPLSETELEIVLALPMFLRLYLLGRAMMLHSRLFTDTASRSIGALNKIHFNTRFVGKTLMTTYPGTVLMIFSVSLWIVAAWGLHVCERHHNYRDLSSNYMEALWMISVTFLSIGYGDVVPHTYCGRSICLLTGIMGAGCTVLVVAVVARKLELTRAEKHVHNFMMDSHISKRIKIAAANVLRETWLIYKHTKLSRERDHTRVRMHQRKLLLAIHQLRRVKIEKRILADQGNTLVDLCKVREMQTLMYDVLSEVQGCRGELDSHIHSLEKHVEELREGFRSLMPLLSSTLSTQNSSIRHLLREREVKSETAGASVDR